ttctctccataatctacgaccccgttacgaaactccaccggaaatcagTACCACTCCAGACTCGTGGTTTAAATGGCAAGATAATCAAAAAAGGGCAGCAATGAAAAAAGGTCCATGGAGGATAAGTTTTTGCacgaaagcaaaaatatttcataactTAAAGACCTCGACTAGAAAAATCCAACTGAAGATACAACAATACGCATTGAAATTCATACGAAAGTAGCTCAAGTTAATTAAAACCAGCATTCAGAGAATTTTTTGGGGaataaatcagtttttttatcACTGTAACGACTATGCGATGAGTACGTGAAACATTATTTACAACTTCAAGAACGATGTTGCAGAACATTTTACCCAACGTATATAACTCTTTACATCCAGAGAATTTATCAACGAAAAGTGCTTAAACtgaatttcatatttttagagATGTAAGTAGTTGCTTCgttgcttctttctttctacacGATCAGTTCCAATGCCTCTGATCCATCTGACTTGTGTATCTACAGAAAGATGTTTTGCGTATTCATTCAGATATTTGCGAACTATGttctgaacaattttttttttgttctgaacaTTTTTCCTTCCTGATTCTTTTGGACTTCTGGGTAATCTGACATCGAGAACTCTTCGGAACGTTGAGCTGACCGAGTAGGAAGGCAAAATCACCGTTCTTATTCTCCATTTTGTGGCCTAATAGTGCACATCGCGAAAGACTCGCTTTTAGAAACTCGGCACTGGAAGTATAGTAATTTCTTTGGAAGTGCGAGTTTCTGAAGTAGACGCCTGTTGCTGTGATAAAGGATGGCGCATAACAATCTCACATTTTAACCCCTTTAGCGCTTACGTCATGGAGTGCCCTTTTTGTTCAGGCTAGCGCCAATTAAGAGGTCAAGAATCtacatagaaagaaaagaaacttataACATTTCTGAATAGTACATGAGCTTTATTGAGGAATTGAAttgattgaaatttatttattattgtacattttattaattgagttttaaaaattacatctGACAGATGGCGGACGTAGTTGCTACGTAGGTGCTGAAGACGTCCCCGGAAGTTTTTACATCAATTTTCAGGCATGCTCAAACGGAATGGTATCGATTTCCTGCACGATCTTGTTCTTCAAATCTTCGAGGGATCGAGGAGGATGTTCGATAACATCTTCCTTTAGATATACCCAAAAAAGTCACATATTTTTAATTCTAGTGACCGTGTTGGCTACGCTACGTGTCTGCTTAGTGTTACTAAACGCCTCGGAGAACATTTCTCACAGCACTCCGAACGTCGTGCTAAATATGTAGGTTGTGGGACAAGTCCTGTTGAAACCATGTGATCGGTATCCAAGTCTACCAGTTTAGGGACCACAAGGGTCTCTAACATTTCAGTGGTGTGTCACCGTCTTCTTCAAAGAAGTATAGGCCGATCATACCATTAATCAAAAACGGCATTTCATGTACTTTTCAGAAgttcaatcttttctttttatgtagatcctttctatttttaatttattcag
This window of the Necator americanus strain Aroian chromosome III, whole genome shotgun sequence genome carries:
- a CDS encoding hypothetical protein (NECATOR_CHRIII.G10018.T1), coding for MAGRLLIEYVSQQQDPTFLVVIEHGSRNSHFQRNYYTSSAEFLKASLSRCALLGHKMENKNDYPEVQKNQEGKMFRTKKKLFRT